A genomic segment from Nicotiana tabacum cultivar K326 chromosome 7, ASM71507v2, whole genome shotgun sequence encodes:
- the LOC107806005 gene encoding dolichyl pyrophosphate Glc1Man9GlcNAc2 alpha-1,3-glucosyltransferase, giving the protein MKPPKKHHKQQQHQTQQIPKPKANKPITEILRVSLVATCIKLLLIPAYHSTDFEVHRNWLAITHSLPLSQWYSDQTSPWTLDYPPFFAHFEHFLSFFASLVDPIMVHLHHGLNYKSLPTIYFQKLTVIISDFVLVFGIYRLTRNLGYKERVLIWVLVIFSPGLMIVDHLHFQYNGFLLGLLLISISALEEGKDLLGGFVFAVLLCFKHLFAVAAPVYFVYLLRHYCRGGFIRGFGRLVLMGSAVVAVFAAAYGPFLYHGQIQQVFHRMFPFGRGLCHAYWAPNFWVFYIILDKVLAFLLVKMGFNVQAPAASFTGGLVGDSSPFAVLPRVTPMITFGFVLLAIAPCLIKAWREPQPRMITRWIAYAYTCGFMFGWHVHEKASLHFVIPLAIIALKSVEDAKHYFYLSIVSCYSLFPLLFEAQEYPIKVLLLLLHASLMWIGFSSHFATTARKTAESEQKRYDKTRFVIGWFGKLYLVGLLAVEIYGQLVHPILFTERLPFLPLMLISIYCAFGMMYSWIWQLRQIIKLH; this is encoded by the exons ATGAAACCCCCCaaaaaacaccacaaacaacagCAACATCAAACCCAACAGATCCCAAAACCCAAAGCCAacaaacccatcacagagatccTAAGGGTTTCCCTTGTAGCCACTTGCATCAAACTCCTCCTCATCCCAGCTTATCACAGCACAGATTTCGAAGTCCACCGTAATTGGCTTGCTATTACTCACTCCCTTCCCCTTTCTCAATGGTACTCTGATCAAACTAGCCCATGGACCCTCGATTACCCTCCCTTTTTTGCCCATTTCGagcatttcctttctttctttgctTCTCTTGTGGACCCCATCATGGTCCATCTTCATCATGGGCTCAATTACAAATCACTCCccacaatttattttcaaaaacttaCTGTTATAATATCTGATTTTGTGTTGGTTTTTGGTATTTATAGATTGACAAGGAATTTGGGGTATAAAGAGAGAGTCTTGATCtgggttttggttattttttcgCCTGGGTTGATGATTGTGGACCATTTGCATTTTCAGTATAATGGGTTTCTTCTGGGGCTGCTTTTGATTTCGATTTCAGCTTTGGAGGAAGGGAAGGATTTGCTAGGTGGTTTTGTTTTTGCAGTTTTGTTGTGTTTTAAGCATTTGTTTGCTGTTGCTGCTcctgtttattttgtttatttgttgAGGCATTATTGTAGGGGTGGGTTTATTAGAGGGTTTGGGAGATTGGTTCTTATGGGGAGTGCTGTTGTCGCTGTTTTTGCTGCTGCTTATGGCCCTTTTCTGTATCATGGACAG ATACAGCAAGTGTTCCATCGAATGTTTCCTTTTGGTCGGGGACTCTGTCATGCTTACTGGGCTCCCAACTTCTGGGTATTCTATATAATTCTCGATAAAGTGTTAGCATTTTTGCTTGTAAAAATGGGTTTCAACGTCCAAGCACCGGCAGCTTCATTCACTGGTGGACTAGTTGGGGACTCCTCTCCTTTTGCTGTGTTACCTAGA GTCACCCCCATGATTACCTTCGGTTTTGTCTTGCTTGCAATAGCTCCATGTCTTATAAAGGCTTGGAGAGAACCCCAACCAAGGATGATTACTAGATGGATAGCCTATGCTTACACATGCGGCTTTATGTTTGGCTGGCATGTTCATGAGAAAGCTTCACTTCACTTTGTGATTCCCCTTGCCATCATTGCCTTGAAAAGTGTGGAAGATGCAAAACACTATTTCTATTTGTCGATAG TGTCCTGCTATTCTCTTTTCCCGCTATTATTTGAAGCCCAAGAGTATCCAATTAAGGTTCTCTTACTGCTGTTACATGCTTCACTGATGTGGATTGGGTTCTCCTCGCATTTTGCCACAACTGCTAGAAAAACAGCTGAATCTGAACAGAAAAGATATGACAAAACGAGGTTCGTCATTGGATGGTTTGGGAAGTTATACTTGGTAGGTCTCCTGGCTGTTGAGATATATGGACAATTAGTTCATCCCATCCTCTTCACTGAGAGGCTTCCTTTCTTGCCTCTTATGTTGATCAGCATATACTGTGCCTTCGGAATGATGTACTCTTGGATATGGCAGTTGAGGCAGATTATTAAATTACATTAA